The Bacteriovorax sp. BAL6_X genome window below encodes:
- the greA gene encoding transcription elongation factor GreA, with protein sequence MANPITKQGYDTIQTELDHLIKVEREELKITIAEARELGDLKENAEYHAAKEKQGVVEGRISQLQGILASCEVIDPSTIKSDKVVFGATITILNMETDESQTVKIVGESESDMKKGLISYNSPLGKALIGKQEGDEVVVRAPKGDIEYEVESIEFK encoded by the coding sequence ATGGCAAATCCAATAACAAAACAAGGTTACGATACAATTCAAACTGAGCTTGACCACTTGATAAAAGTAGAAAGAGAAGAGCTTAAGATTACAATAGCCGAAGCAAGAGAGCTTGGTGACTTAAAAGAAAATGCTGAGTATCATGCAGCTAAAGAGAAACAAGGCGTCGTTGAAGGACGTATCTCGCAACTTCAAGGGATTCTTGCGAGCTGTGAAGTTATCGACCCTAGTACAATTAAATCTGATAAAGTTGTTTTTGGAGCAACTATAACTATTTTAAATATGGAAACTGACGAATCACAGACTGTTAAGATTGTTGGTGAGTCGGAATCGGATATGAAGAAAGGACTAATTTCATATAATAGCCCTTTAGGCAAAGCACTTATTGGTAAGCAAGAAGGTGACGAAGTTGTCGTACGTGCACCAAAAGGTGATATTGAATATGAGGTGGAGAGCATTGAGTTTAAATAA
- a CDS encoding ATP-dependent DNA helicase RecG, which yields MSLNKDILSTQISDLYAKPTKTLEALNKKNIYTINDLLWLMPRRIVKLPEIAKFDYANIGDFFRGRATIVSMQAKPNFKSRGKGRAVLLNIAVTVKDDLSDNYITLKWFNAYQSIQKKLEQLKHLEFLGVVSVFNESLQIVNPEIFEIGKSESESGLRITYPTIDSVKSHHIQKVFDKLPDGFWDKIPEVIPSNILEDKGLLSRSMAFKYLHGRVPSNKWSQEKFDQARRRIIYEEFLYDQLKIKLRKNKRTELLRNSLEISTEQVQKAKSLYPYKLTTDQDKALDDIVSDFEGRTPSMRLIQGDVGCGKTTVAVASAYLILGTGGQVALMCPTETLALQHYREIEEILGSEFNVELLVGSTKGSEKKKINESLENGNCNIVIGTHSLFQDSVRFKNLELAIIDEQHKFGVEQRIKLMKKGENPHCLIMSATPIPRSLSLTKYGDLDISIIKTMPGGRKGQKTRIVTNTNLNNYLSFVKTRLEMKEQAYVVVPAIEESENDDIRNLEHTYELYKKYFPEFRIAYLHGRMSPDEKQSAITEFKEHKTDILIATSVIEVGINIINSTIMAILSPERFGLSSLHQMRGRVGRGNKPGFCFLVTDREITPDSMQRLQVIEKYTDGFKIAEEDLKIRGEGDLFGQEQSGVVTQKRLANIVLNQDILYEAIEDIKKYPNDFDFLINFMNHDEKVFTTI from the coding sequence TTGAGTTTAAATAAGGATATCCTATCTACTCAAATTTCTGACCTCTACGCAAAGCCTACCAAAACACTCGAAGCGCTTAACAAAAAAAATATATATACAATTAACGATTTGCTTTGGCTTATGCCAAGGCGAATCGTTAAATTGCCAGAAATTGCTAAATTTGATTACGCAAATATTGGCGATTTCTTTCGTGGTCGCGCAACAATTGTCTCAATGCAAGCAAAGCCAAACTTTAAGTCGAGAGGAAAAGGAAGAGCTGTTTTACTCAATATCGCTGTTACCGTAAAAGATGACTTAAGTGACAATTATATAACTTTAAAATGGTTTAATGCTTACCAGTCAATTCAAAAGAAGCTTGAACAACTCAAACACCTCGAATTCCTAGGTGTTGTTTCAGTATTCAATGAATCACTACAAATTGTTAATCCTGAAATTTTCGAAATCGGTAAATCCGAGTCTGAAAGTGGACTACGCATCACCTACCCTACAATTGATAGCGTGAAGTCACATCATATTCAAAAAGTCTTTGATAAGTTACCTGATGGATTTTGGGATAAAATTCCAGAAGTTATTCCAAGTAATATACTTGAAGACAAAGGACTACTATCTCGTAGTATGGCATTTAAGTATCTCCACGGTAGAGTTCCTTCCAATAAGTGGAGCCAAGAGAAATTTGATCAAGCTAGACGCAGAATTATTTATGAAGAATTTCTCTATGATCAACTTAAGATAAAACTACGAAAGAATAAGAGAACAGAACTATTACGTAATAGTCTTGAAATAAGTACAGAGCAAGTACAAAAAGCGAAGTCTCTATATCCTTACAAACTTACTACCGATCAAGATAAGGCCCTAGACGATATTGTCTCTGATTTTGAAGGAAGGACACCTTCAATGCGGTTAATTCAAGGAGACGTAGGTTGTGGAAAAACAACTGTTGCTGTTGCTTCTGCTTATTTAATCTTAGGAACTGGTGGGCAAGTTGCTCTTATGTGCCCTACTGAAACTTTAGCACTTCAACACTACCGAGAAATAGAAGAGATTCTTGGAAGTGAATTTAATGTTGAACTTCTTGTTGGCAGTACTAAGGGCAGTGAAAAGAAAAAAATTAATGAATCTTTAGAAAATGGTAATTGCAATATCGTAATAGGTACTCACTCTCTTTTTCAAGACAGTGTAAGATTCAAGAATCTTGAACTAGCTATTATCGACGAGCAACATAAATTTGGTGTCGAGCAAAGAATTAAACTAATGAAGAAAGGTGAAAATCCTCATTGCTTAATTATGTCTGCAACACCTATTCCCCGCTCTCTTAGTCTAACCAAATATGGCGACCTTGATATCTCCATCATTAAAACAATGCCTGGAGGACGAAAAGGTCAAAAAACTCGAATTGTTACAAATACAAATTTAAATAACTATTTAAGCTTTGTGAAAACAAGACTTGAAATGAAAGAGCAGGCCTATGTTGTCGTACCGGCAATTGAAGAATCTGAAAATGATGATATCAGAAATCTTGAACACACATATGAGCTTTACAAAAAATACTTCCCTGAATTTAGGATTGCATATCTTCATGGAAGAATGTCACCAGATGAAAAACAATCCGCAATTACAGAGTTCAAGGAACATAAGACAGATATCCTAATTGCGACTTCAGTTATTGAAGTAGGTATCAATATTATTAACTCAACTATTATGGCCATTCTAAGCCCTGAAAGGTTTGGACTTAGCAGTCTTCATCAAATGAGAGGACGTGTTGGACGAGGAAATAAACCAGGTTTCTGCTTTCTTGTCACAGACAGAGAAATCACACCTGATAGCATGCAAAGACTACAAGTTATCGAAAAATACACCGACGGATTTAAAATTGCTGAAGAAGATTTAAAGATTCGGGGAGAGGGAGACCTCTTTGGGCAAGAACAATCTGGAGTCGTTACTCAAAAAAGATTGGCCAACATCGTCCTTAATCAAGACATCTTATACGAAGCAATTGAGGATATAAAGAAATACCCTAACGACTTTGACTTCCTTATTAATTTTATGAATCATGATGAAAAAGTTTTCACTACGATTTAA
- a CDS encoding alpha/beta fold hydrolase: MTSWRNKAKYHLVDGTTKIQYWTNIDNLEEEHNRVIIFNYGLVCNTRHFVYQIDHFEKLGYKILLHDYRGHYQSETTQGIESITFKNIVNDLNSLITTLNIKTSIHIGHSMGVNVTLDYAHKYPQEVQKIVLISGTIFPPQDVMFDSNIIDMTEPYIKQLKSKWKSQFQFIWKNVYRNPLASALVWNGGFNIKKTNIEFVEYYMKKLGELSPDIFFQLLDQMRDQKIIKELEEIKTSTLIIGGDKDKVIPNYLQQILHDSLKNSELYIIKNGSHVPQVDFPEFINERIDLFLN; this comes from the coding sequence ATGACTTCCTGGAGAAATAAAGCAAAATATCATCTAGTAGATGGAACCACTAAGATTCAATATTGGACTAATATTGATAATTTAGAAGAAGAACATAATCGTGTAATTATTTTTAATTACGGCCTAGTTTGTAATACAAGACATTTTGTCTATCAGATTGATCACTTTGAAAAGCTTGGGTATAAAATTCTACTACATGATTATCGAGGACACTATCAGTCAGAAACAACTCAAGGTATTGAATCTATAACTTTTAAAAATATTGTTAATGATCTCAATTCGTTAATCACTACACTTAATATCAAAACATCAATTCACATTGGCCACTCGATGGGAGTTAATGTCACTCTTGACTACGCTCATAAGTATCCACAAGAGGTACAAAAAATTGTTTTAATTTCTGGAACTATCTTTCCTCCACAAGATGTAATGTTTGATTCAAATATTATTGATATGACTGAGCCCTATATAAAGCAATTAAAAAGTAAGTGGAAATCGCAATTTCAGTTCATTTGGAAAAATGTTTACCGCAACCCTCTTGCCAGCGCACTAGTATGGAATGGTGGCTTTAATATTAAGAAAACAAACATTGAATTTGTTGAATATTACATGAAGAAGCTTGGAGAGCTTTCACCAGATATCTTTTTTCAACTTCTAGACCAAATGAGAGATCAAAAAATAATTAAAGAGCTTGAAGAAATTAAAACTTCAACACTAATCATTGGTGGAGATAAAGATAAAGTCATCCCAAATTATCTTCAACAAATTCTACACGATAGTTTGAAGAATTCTGAGCTCTACATCATTAAAAACGGAAGCCATGTTCCGCAAGTTGATTTCCCGGAATTTATCAATGAAAGAATAGATTTATTCTTGAACTAA
- a CDS encoding TIGR04552 family protein has product MNRPDYLKNYIFDWDVFDVVVGGKSALDSNFFVAKLDDITEVNKFLKGYGLDTDDPVSRAELFGNFQEAVQFIKRYFLKDGTPDGLDLEIPNSLYTVTDISGLFLMATGNSDHTVEEQLWAEIVLKVMHTILHADKDLRSNYFNQIQTQIFDKFYRYLHRDHDNNLFLKSGDISIPLVDFETKSKKSRDSVIIKLLHKAENVAEELFDRVGVRLVTKNKLDILKVLQFLIRNYVVTPHNIKPSRSLNTIFDINHFRTKYSNLVKMALRNNLSEERFVSAVNREIDECSFDNLKNENNLHSSTKYRSVQFTCRQLIKYKNPFLAEFFKLRKLAKEEDSAVAKELLGLDFSSLARDIRFFYPFEVQVVDESSYRINFEGEASHTEYKKAQRIYAMNRVFKKLLIHKGLVQE; this is encoded by the coding sequence ATGAATCGACCTGACTATTTAAAAAATTATATTTTCGACTGGGATGTATTTGATGTTGTTGTAGGTGGTAAGTCTGCACTCGACTCAAATTTCTTTGTTGCTAAACTAGATGACATCACAGAAGTTAATAAATTCTTAAAGGGTTATGGACTTGATACAGATGATCCTGTTTCAAGGGCAGAGTTATTTGGTAATTTTCAAGAAGCGGTCCAGTTTATTAAACGTTACTTTCTAAAAGATGGAACACCGGACGGCCTTGATCTCGAGATTCCAAATTCGCTTTATACGGTTACAGATATTAGTGGTTTATTTCTAATGGCCACAGGGAACTCAGATCACACAGTTGAGGAACAACTATGGGCTGAAATTGTTTTAAAAGTTATGCATACTATATTGCATGCCGATAAAGATCTTCGTTCAAACTACTTCAATCAAATTCAAACGCAAATTTTTGACAAATTTTATCGCTATCTTCATCGTGATCATGATAATAACCTTTTTTTAAAGTCTGGGGATATTTCAATTCCTCTTGTTGATTTTGAAACGAAATCAAAAAAATCACGTGATAGTGTTATTATTAAATTACTTCATAAGGCAGAAAATGTTGCGGAAGAACTTTTTGATAGGGTCGGAGTTCGTTTAGTTACTAAAAATAAATTAGATATTTTAAAAGTTCTTCAATTTTTAATTCGTAATTATGTTGTTACTCCTCATAATATTAAACCTTCAAGATCACTAAATACAATTTTTGATATCAATCATTTTAGAACAAAGTATTCAAACTTAGTAAAAATGGCGTTAAGGAATAATCTTTCTGAGGAGAGATTTGTTTCTGCTGTAAATCGTGAGATTGACGAATGCAGTTTTGATAATTTAAAAAATGAAAATAACCTTCATTCTTCAACAAAGTATCGTTCGGTTCAATTTACTTGTCGGCAGTTAATCAAGTATAAGAATCCTTTTTTGGCAGAATTTTTTAAATTAAGAAAGCTTGCTAAAGAAGAAGATTCAGCAGTTGCTAAAGAGTTACTTGGTTTAGACTTTTCTTCACTTGCTAGAGATATCAGGTTCTTCTATCCTTTTGAAGTTCAGGTCGTTGACGAAAGTTCTTATCGAATTAATTTTGAAGGTGAAGCATCTCATACTGAATACAAGAAAGCGCAACGTATCTACGCTATGAATCGTGTTTTCAAAAAGCTTCTAATTCATAAAGGTTTAGTTCAAGAATAA
- a CDS encoding phosphatidylglycerophosphatase A — translation MKTENQLKNTKKLTLKSLTDLRILFLTFFGTGLAPKAPGTVGSLATIILLYFIGKLNAPFFFFIPFLLILTIGAIFITGVIEKEYDCIDPSWIVIDEVIGIWIASFFILDHSYVSYVAIFALFRLFDIWKIGPVKYFDNRKDAIGTTLDDVAAGLMAGITYTLTFKLLEFIS, via the coding sequence ATGAAGACAGAAAATCAGCTAAAAAATACAAAAAAACTGACATTAAAGTCACTAACTGACTTAAGAATTTTATTTCTTACATTTTTTGGTACAGGCCTAGCTCCAAAAGCGCCAGGAACTGTTGGAAGTTTAGCAACTATTATCCTTCTTTATTTTATTGGTAAACTCAATGCACCTTTCTTCTTCTTTATTCCTTTTCTTCTCATCCTTACAATTGGAGCAATATTTATTACTGGCGTGATTGAAAAAGAATATGATTGTATCGATCCATCATGGATAGTAATTGATGAAGTCATTGGAATATGGATCGCGTCATTCTTTATTCTGGATCATAGTTACGTAAGTTACGTTGCGATTTTTGCCCTCTTTCGACTCTTCGACATTTGGAAGATAGGACCAGTTAAATACTTTGACAACCGTAAAGACGCTATAGGAACAACGTTAGACGATGTCGCAGCAGGTCTTATGGCAGGTATAACCTACACCCTTACTTTTAAATTGTTAGAATTTATCTCTTGA
- the recA gene encoding recombinase RecA, translating into MATTSTEKNNKQKALDLALSTIEKQFGKGAIMKLDNENGPEKIPAIPTSCLGLDLALGVGGVPKGRIIEIYGPESSGKTTLTLHIAAEAQKQGGTVAFIDAEHALDTVYAQKLGVDIPNTLISQPDSGEQALEITDMLVRSGAVDLLIVDSVAALTPRAELEGDMGDSHMGLQARLMSQALRKLTGSINRSNCTVIFINQLRMKIGVMFGNPETTTGGNALKFYSSVRLDIRRTGAIKNGDEVIGNRTKVKVVKNKVAPPFKIVEFDIMYGQGISQTGDLLDLAVANNIVGKAGAWFSYNEAKIGQGRENSKQYLADNPEVALEIKNKILALHGLIEDNTVIDQATGEIIEDEPVVEEKKTKSKSKSKKVVQ; encoded by the coding sequence ATGGCCACAACATCAACTGAAAAGAACAACAAGCAAAAAGCATTAGACCTAGCACTTTCAACAATTGAGAAACAATTTGGTAAAGGTGCAATCATGAAGCTGGACAATGAAAATGGTCCAGAAAAAATTCCAGCAATTCCAACAAGCTGTTTAGGTCTTGATTTAGCTCTTGGTGTAGGTGGTGTACCAAAAGGTCGTATTATCGAAATCTATGGCCCAGAATCATCAGGTAAGACAACTCTAACTCTTCATATTGCTGCAGAAGCTCAGAAGCAAGGTGGTACCGTAGCATTTATTGATGCTGAGCACGCACTAGATACAGTTTATGCACAAAAACTTGGTGTTGATATTCCAAACACACTAATTTCTCAACCAGATAGTGGTGAACAAGCTTTAGAAATCACGGATATGCTTGTACGTTCAGGTGCAGTTGATCTTTTAATTGTTGACTCTGTTGCAGCACTTACTCCAAGAGCTGAACTTGAAGGAGATATGGGTGATTCACACATGGGACTTCAAGCAAGACTAATGTCACAAGCACTTAGAAAACTTACAGGATCGATTAATCGTTCTAACTGTACAGTAATTTTTATTAACCAACTTCGTATGAAAATCGGTGTTATGTTTGGTAATCCAGAAACAACAACTGGTGGTAATGCCCTTAAGTTCTACTCTTCAGTAAGACTTGATATCAGAAGAACTGGTGCAATTAAAAATGGTGATGAAGTAATTGGTAACAGAACAAAAGTAAAAGTTGTTAAAAATAAAGTTGCCCCTCCATTCAAAATCGTTGAGTTCGACATTATGTATGGACAAGGTATTTCTCAAACTGGTGACTTATTAGATCTTGCAGTAGCGAATAATATCGTTGGAAAAGCAGGTGCTTGGTTCTCATATAATGAAGCTAAAATTGGTCAAGGACGTGAAAACTCTAAGCAGTACCTAGCAGATAACCCAGAAGTAGCTCTAGAAATTAAAAATAAAATTCTGGCCCTACACGGACTTATTGAAGATAACACTGTTATAGACCAAGCAACTGGTGAAATTATCGAAGATGAGCCAGTTGTTGAAGAAAAGAAGACTAAGAGCAAATCTAAGTCTAAGAAAGTAGTACAATAA
- a CDS encoding regulatory protein RecX: MTLKETIDKLPLGESETKSEDIRSFKRAYQYCIWLLSKRDYSRYKLSQKLYEKKYTPFIDQLLDFLEEAKYLQEEQYIRTRIKTFMYKGLSKRNILNKLRSERVEPSTELIDELFDEYRYTENGQLRDLINKKLRSKGVSALEDFNFKQKLIRFLLSKGHSYDKINTELKNVQNDEESNAQNSPF, encoded by the coding sequence ATGACTCTCAAAGAAACTATCGATAAACTTCCGCTTGGAGAATCTGAAACAAAATCAGAGGATATTCGTTCATTCAAGAGAGCTTATCAATACTGCATCTGGCTTCTTTCAAAGAGAGATTACTCAAGATATAAATTATCTCAAAAACTATACGAAAAGAAATACACTCCATTTATTGATCAACTACTCGACTTCTTAGAAGAGGCAAAATATCTACAAGAAGAACAATATATTCGTACTCGTATTAAAACCTTTATGTACAAAGGACTAAGTAAGAGAAATATTCTCAATAAGTTGCGCTCAGAAAGAGTTGAACCAAGTACAGAGCTAATCGATGAATTGTTTGATGAGTATAGATATACTGAAAATGGGCAATTACGAGACTTAATTAACAAGAAATTGCGCTCAAAGGGTGTTTCGGCCCTTGAAGATTTTAATTTTAAGCAAAAGTTGATACGCTTTCTTTTGTCAAAAGGACATTCATACGACAAAATTAATACTGAACTAAAAAATGTCCAAAATGATGAGGAAAGTAATGCACAAAACTCCCCTTTTTAA
- a CDS encoding ABC transporter substrate-binding protein gives MHKTPLFNFILFILLLPLFSCRVDKDDKNTLRFPLTESISTIDPVNAYDSVSMSVIYQGYEQLFEYHYLRKPLKLVPLLAEEMPQVSDDGLTYTIKIKEGVQYHDHPAFNGLPRYVEAQDFINQIKRLAFTPYRSNGWWLFDGRVVGLNKFRKEVGSDFEKLLTTNVDGLRALDKRTLQIKLIAPYPQMLNALAMSFTSPIPFEVMKKETFLDELIGTGPYKLDKWFRGSKLFMSRFNNYHKSFYPGKGDRFAHSKNLLTDAGKRVPFIDKIEFHIIKEAQTRWLQFMSGKLDFLRVPKDNYHSLVSPSGELTEEFRDKKITLDIFSSFTYWWFSFNMKDPIVGTNKNLRLAIAHAVNVEKYIKTFTNNIGLKANSIYPPGIPGYDPSRKLPYSYNIEKAKEYLRKAGYPDGKGLPTLIYDTRASSTTQRQRAELLKQDLEAIGIKMKIQLNTFPAFLKKSKEGKLQIWLDGWTLDYPDSENVLQLLTTQNQAPGPNVSNYSNTDFDKKFESIKVMNDSDEKYLLMSQVEDIVLEDLPWVLLYYSRDYIVYHNRLKNFRYNDLVVNKVKYLRLK, from the coding sequence ATGCACAAAACTCCCCTTTTTAATTTTATTCTATTTATCTTATTGCTACCTCTATTTTCTTGTAGAGTTGACAAAGATGATAAGAACACACTTCGATTTCCTTTAACAGAATCGATTTCTACAATTGACCCAGTAAATGCATATGATTCTGTATCAATGTCTGTAATCTATCAAGGCTATGAACAATTATTTGAATATCACTATCTAAGAAAGCCATTAAAACTTGTTCCTCTATTAGCGGAAGAAATGCCACAAGTATCTGACGATGGACTTACCTATACGATAAAAATTAAAGAGGGAGTTCAGTACCACGATCACCCTGCTTTCAACGGACTGCCACGTTATGTTGAGGCTCAAGACTTTATTAATCAAATCAAACGTCTCGCTTTTACACCCTATCGTAGTAATGGTTGGTGGCTTTTTGATGGAAGAGTCGTTGGTTTAAATAAGTTTAGAAAAGAAGTTGGAAGTGATTTTGAAAAACTATTAACAACTAATGTTGATGGACTACGAGCTCTAGATAAAAGAACGCTTCAAATAAAACTAATCGCTCCTTATCCTCAAATGTTAAATGCTCTTGCAATGAGCTTTACTTCACCAATACCGTTTGAAGTTATGAAGAAAGAAACTTTTCTTGATGAGTTAATAGGTACAGGTCCATATAAACTAGATAAGTGGTTTCGTGGCTCAAAGCTTTTTATGAGCCGATTTAATAATTATCACAAATCTTTTTATCCAGGAAAAGGTGATCGTTTTGCCCACAGTAAGAACCTTTTAACAGATGCAGGCAAGCGCGTTCCTTTTATTGATAAAATTGAATTTCATATTATCAAAGAAGCACAAACGAGATGGCTTCAATTCATGTCAGGAAAACTCGACTTCCTAAGAGTTCCAAAAGATAACTATCACTCGCTTGTTTCACCTAGTGGAGAGCTAACAGAAGAATTTCGTGATAAGAAGATTACTCTTGATATCTTTTCAAGTTTCACTTATTGGTGGTTCTCATTTAATATGAAGGATCCAATTGTAGGGACAAATAAAAATTTAAGATTGGCCATTGCACATGCTGTTAATGTTGAAAAGTATATTAAGACCTTTACAAATAATATCGGTCTTAAGGCCAACTCGATCTATCCTCCTGGAATCCCAGGTTATGATCCATCAAGAAAACTTCCATATTCATATAATATAGAAAAAGCTAAGGAATACCTACGAAAAGCCGGTTACCCGGATGGGAAAGGACTTCCAACACTTATTTACGATACGAGAGCATCTTCTACGACACAAAGACAACGTGCAGAGCTTCTTAAGCAAGATCTTGAAGCAATTGGTATTAAAATGAAAATTCAACTTAATACATTTCCTGCTTTCTTAAAGAAATCAAAAGAAGGAAAACTTCAAATTTGGTTAGATGGTTGGACTCTTGATTATCCAGATAGTGAAAATGTTTTACAGCTTTTAACAACCCAGAACCAAGCTCCTGGTCCTAATGTTTCAAATTATTCAAACACAGACTTTGATAAGAAATTTGAAAGTATTAAAGTTATGAATGATAGTGATGAAAAATATCTATTAATGTCACAAGTTGAAGATATTGTTTTAGAAGACCTTCCATGGGTCCTCCTGTACTATTCACGTGACTATATCGTTTATCATAACCGACTAAAAAACTTTAGATATAACGATCTTGTTGTTAATAAAGTTAAATACTTAAGATTAAAATAG
- the rpoZ gene encoding DNA-directed RNA polymerase subunit omega, with product MARITIEDCLEKVENRYELVHLAAKRVKQLRDGADQLVKSKNKDVVTALREIAAGKVKHAPVSEYDSDEF from the coding sequence ATGGCAAGAATTACGATTGAAGACTGTCTAGAAAAAGTTGAAAACCGCTATGAGTTAGTACACCTAGCTGCTAAACGCGTAAAGCAATTAAGAGATGGTGCAGACCAACTTGTTAAGAGTAAAAATAAAGATGTTGTTACAGCACTTAGAGAGATCGCAGCTGGTAAAGTTAAGCATGCTCCGGTAAGTGAGTACGATTCAGACGAGTTCTAA